A window from Mangifera indica cultivar Alphonso chromosome 2, CATAS_Mindica_2.1, whole genome shotgun sequence encodes these proteins:
- the LOC123209152 gene encoding probable apyrase 6 isoform X2 has protein sequence MDFSNLQSRVNTPYIPPHRTQLHPRMHHPNPKLPNNRNKFLILLVSLFTIPTLYYLFSTARKLHQSAKFAEPDVQYYGIVIDSGLASARLRVFKFLGYGQMPFIDSTKARGDLDRSIQALIDFAKKRVPKKEWANTRVQLMVNNAVEDRVLEQCRRVLRASGFAFKDAWASVLEGQEKGMYAWIATNYVLGTLGGEPQKTIGIVELGGTSLQVTFAMRESSQVKSTQMFKFAGVTYDLYTQSLPQFGQEAAWKLLSELQNSTKLKSVSSSRVGSNNPCIPRGYELTLSSSDGKIIKSDAAGNFSACRFEALTLLKRRRDKCSHPPCHILASFFSSLQDQTFSPENFFYSSELFGLVPRTSLFEMEAFGKHYCEIDWGELKKQHHGIDDLDLLRYCFFSAFAVALLHDSLGIPLHDKRIGFINHTEKNPIDWTLGAFIFESKLKSLEQEREKLDQFVGNESVTYLSLFAFLLIVLLTAIFVVQWRKPQLKTIYDLEKGHYIVTRVPR, from the exons ATGGACTTCTCAAACCTCCAATCCAGAGTTAACACTCCCTACATTCCTCCTCACCGTACGCAGCTACACCCTCGCATGCACCATCCCAATCCTAAACTCCCGAACAACAGAAACAAATTCCTCATCCTCTTAGTCTCTCTTTTCACAATCCCCACGCTCTATTACCTCTTCTCCACCGCCCGAAAACTACACCAATCTGCTAAATTCGCGGAGCCCGATGTGCAATATTACGGCATTGTTATCGATTCGGGTCTCGCCTCCGCCCGCCTCCGTGTTTTTAAGTTCCTTGGCTACGGACAGATGCCGTTCATTGATTCCACTAAGGCCAGAGGAGATCTAGATCGTTCAATTCAAGCGTTGATTGATTTTGCCAAGAAGAGGGTGCCCAAGAAGGAGTGGGCTAACACTAGGGTGCAGTTGATGGTGAACAATGCGGTGGAAGATAGGGTTCTGGAACAATGTCGCAGGGTTTTAAGAGCCTCTGGTTTTGCTTTTAAGGACGCCTGGGCGAGCGTTCTTGAAG GGCAAGAAAAAGGTATGTATGCCTGGATTGCTACAAACTATGTTCTTGGAACCTTGGGAGGTGAGCCCCAAAAAACCATTGGGATAGTTGAACTTGGTGGGACTTCTTTGCAG GTTACATTTGCTATGAGAGAATCTTCGCAAGTAAAATCTACACAAATGTTCAAATTCGCTGGAGTTACTTATGATCTTTACACGCAAAGTTTGCCGCAATTTGGTCAG GAGGCAGCTTGGAAATTGCTGTCTGAGTTGCAAAATTCTACAAAGTTGAAATCTG TTTCAAGTTCCAGAGTAGGTTCTAATAACCCTTGCATCCCTAGAGGCTATGAGCTGACATTGAGTAGCAGTGAtgggaaaataattaaatctgaTGCTGCTGGAAACTTTTCTGCTTGTAGATTTGAAGCTCTAACTTTGTTGAAGAGAAGACGAG ATAAATGCTCGCATCCACCTTGCCATATTCTTGCATCCTTCTTTTCAAGCTTACAAGACCAGACCTTTTCACCAGAAAATTTCTTCTATAGTTCTGAG CTTTTTGGGCTGGTTCCTAGGACTTCTTTGTTTGAAATGGAGGCATTTGGAAAACATTACTGCGAAATTGATTGGGGTGAACTGAAAAAACAACATCATGGCATTGATGATTTAGATTTGCTGAGATACTGTTTCTTTTCTGCATTTGCGGTGGCTCTGTTGCATGACAGTCTTGGAATCCCTTTGCATGATAAAAG AATTGGATTTATAAATCATACTGAGAAGAATCCCATTGATTGGACTCTTGGAGCATTCATCTTCGAATCAAAGCTGAAGTCCCTTGAACAGGAACGTGAGAAGCTGGACCAGTTTGTCGGAAATGAGTCAGTAACATACTTATCTTTGTTTGCTTTTCTGTTGATAGTATTACTTACTGCAATTTTTGTCGTGCAATGGCGAAAACCACAGTTAAAAACAATATATGACCTTGAGAAAGGGCACTATATTGTTACCCGAGTGCCCAGATAA
- the LOC123205449 gene encoding uncharacterized protein LOC123205449: protein MEMSLQSPCQGLAKLLITSTNFQSKACLLLSSSVPFHSSKTSSFLRIKSSKKHVNLRVVHASESETTLTDFVAERWLLEPVGDGDSRHLGYKAPMPDAFVISSSEVTVGRLPEKADMVIPVATVSGLHARVEKKEGSLLVTDLDSTNGTFIDEKRLKPGVAAAASSGTCITFGDTHLAKFRVSKLENLEESDGTSESSSVTTETS from the exons ATGGAAATGAGTTTGCAGTCTCCATGCCAGGGCCTGGCTAAGCTTCTAATTACCTCAACAAATTTTCAGTCTAAAGCCTGTCTTCTTCTTTCTAGTTCAGTCCCTTTTCATTCCTCCAAAACCAGCTCCTTTCTTCGAATCAAATCATCAAAGAAACACGTAAATCTTAGAGTTGTTCATGCTTCTGAATCTGAAACCACCTTAACTGATTTTGTTGCTGAAAGGTGGCTTCTCGAACCTGTTG GTGATGGAGATTCAAGGCACCTTGGCTATAAGGCTCCAATGCCAGATGCTTTCGTAATTTCTTCT AGTGAGGTAACCGTTGGACGTCTTCCCGAGAAGGCAGACATGGTGATTCCAGTTGCAACAG TGTCTGGCTTGCACGCCCGTGTTGAGAAGAAAGAAGGGAGCTTGTTGGTGACAGATCTGGACAGTACAAATGGGACATTTATTGATGAGAAGCGACTCAAGCCTGGAGTTGCTGCCGCTGCATCATCTGGGACTTGTATTACATTTG GGGATACCCACTTGGCAAAGTTCCGTGTGTCAAAACTGGAGAATTTGGAAGAATCTGATGGTACTAGTGAAAGCTCTTCTGTCACTACTgaaacaagttaa
- the LOC123209152 gene encoding probable apyrase 6 isoform X1 encodes MDFSNLQSRVNTPYIPPHRTQLHPRMHHPNPKLPNNRNKFLILLVSLFTIPTLYYLFSTARKLHQSAKFAEPDVQYYGIVIDSGLASARLRVFKFLGYGQMPFIDSTKARGDLDRSIQALIDFAKKRVPKKEWANTRVQLMVNNAVEDRVLEQCRRVLRASGFAFKDAWASVLEGQEKGMYAWIATNYVLGTLGGEPQKTIGIVELGGTSLQVTFAMRESSQVKSTQMFKFAGVTYDLYTQSLPQFVFLLVQEAAWKLLSELQNSTKLKSVSSSRVGSNNPCIPRGYELTLSSSDGKIIKSDAAGNFSACRFEALTLLKRRRDKCSHPPCHILASFFSSLQDQTFSPENFFYSSELFGLVPRTSLFEMEAFGKHYCEIDWGELKKQHHGIDDLDLLRYCFFSAFAVALLHDSLGIPLHDKRIGFINHTEKNPIDWTLGAFIFESKLKSLEQEREKLDQFVGNESVTYLSLFAFLLIVLLTAIFVVQWRKPQLKTIYDLEKGHYIVTRVPR; translated from the exons ATGGACTTCTCAAACCTCCAATCCAGAGTTAACACTCCCTACATTCCTCCTCACCGTACGCAGCTACACCCTCGCATGCACCATCCCAATCCTAAACTCCCGAACAACAGAAACAAATTCCTCATCCTCTTAGTCTCTCTTTTCACAATCCCCACGCTCTATTACCTCTTCTCCACCGCCCGAAAACTACACCAATCTGCTAAATTCGCGGAGCCCGATGTGCAATATTACGGCATTGTTATCGATTCGGGTCTCGCCTCCGCCCGCCTCCGTGTTTTTAAGTTCCTTGGCTACGGACAGATGCCGTTCATTGATTCCACTAAGGCCAGAGGAGATCTAGATCGTTCAATTCAAGCGTTGATTGATTTTGCCAAGAAGAGGGTGCCCAAGAAGGAGTGGGCTAACACTAGGGTGCAGTTGATGGTGAACAATGCGGTGGAAGATAGGGTTCTGGAACAATGTCGCAGGGTTTTAAGAGCCTCTGGTTTTGCTTTTAAGGACGCCTGGGCGAGCGTTCTTGAAG GGCAAGAAAAAGGTATGTATGCCTGGATTGCTACAAACTATGTTCTTGGAACCTTGGGAGGTGAGCCCCAAAAAACCATTGGGATAGTTGAACTTGGTGGGACTTCTTTGCAG GTTACATTTGCTATGAGAGAATCTTCGCAAGTAAAATCTACACAAATGTTCAAATTCGCTGGAGTTACTTATGATCTTTACACGCAAAGTTTGCCGCAATTTG TTTTTCTTTTGGTACAGGAGGCAGCTTGGAAATTGCTGTCTGAGTTGCAAAATTCTACAAAGTTGAAATCTG TTTCAAGTTCCAGAGTAGGTTCTAATAACCCTTGCATCCCTAGAGGCTATGAGCTGACATTGAGTAGCAGTGAtgggaaaataattaaatctgaTGCTGCTGGAAACTTTTCTGCTTGTAGATTTGAAGCTCTAACTTTGTTGAAGAGAAGACGAG ATAAATGCTCGCATCCACCTTGCCATATTCTTGCATCCTTCTTTTCAAGCTTACAAGACCAGACCTTTTCACCAGAAAATTTCTTCTATAGTTCTGAG CTTTTTGGGCTGGTTCCTAGGACTTCTTTGTTTGAAATGGAGGCATTTGGAAAACATTACTGCGAAATTGATTGGGGTGAACTGAAAAAACAACATCATGGCATTGATGATTTAGATTTGCTGAGATACTGTTTCTTTTCTGCATTTGCGGTGGCTCTGTTGCATGACAGTCTTGGAATCCCTTTGCATGATAAAAG AATTGGATTTATAAATCATACTGAGAAGAATCCCATTGATTGGACTCTTGGAGCATTCATCTTCGAATCAAAGCTGAAGTCCCTTGAACAGGAACGTGAGAAGCTGGACCAGTTTGTCGGAAATGAGTCAGTAACATACTTATCTTTGTTTGCTTTTCTGTTGATAGTATTACTTACTGCAATTTTTGTCGTGCAATGGCGAAAACCACAGTTAAAAACAATATATGACCTTGAGAAAGGGCACTATATTGTTACCCGAGTGCCCAGATAA
- the LOC123204610 gene encoding geranylgeranyl diphosphate reductase, chloroplastic-like: MASSLSPYHTTFSALLTPKPIKFLPSITASITLPGRKLRVAVIGGGPAGSSAAEALAAGGVETFLFERSPSTSKPCGGAIPLCMLEEFSIPLQLIDRHVTKMKIISPSNITVDFGSKTLNPHESIPMLRREVLDSFLRSRAQSHGAQLIHALVTDVDIPTSPNGPYIIHHLINNSRHSLAVDVVIGADGANSRVAKSIKAGNYTCAIAFQERIKLPDDKMDYYKDLAEMYVGDDVSPDFYAWVFPKCDHVAVGTGTIRSKQNIKNYQRGVRERVKSKIQGGKVIKVEAHPIPEHPRGVRVAGRVALVGDAAGYVTKCSGEGIYFGAKSGRICGEGIVKASEGGEKMINEGDLKREYLRKWDDKYMSTYKVLDLLQRVFYRSNATREAMVELCGDEYVQRMTFDSYLYKRLAEGNRVEDVKMVLKTIGSLIRCEILSWEMNKLYQN, from the coding sequence ATGGCATCTTCACTCTCTCCATATCACACCACTTTCTCTGCTCTTTTAACTCCAAAACCAATCAAGTTTCTTCCCTCTATCACCGCCTCAATCACCCTTCCGGGCCGCAAGCTTCGCGTCGCCGTCATAGGTGGAGGCCCAGCTGGATCCTCTGCCGCTGAGGCGCTTGCTGCCGGCGGCGTTGAGACTTTCCTTTTCGAACGTAGTCCTTCGACCTCCAAACCCTGTGGTGGTGCCATCCCTTTGTGCATGTTAGAAGAGTTCTCTATCCCTCTCCAGCTAATTGACCGCCACGTCACCAAAATGAAAATCATCTCTCCCTCTAACATAACCGTCGATTTCGGCTCCAAAACGCTTAATCCTCACGAGTCCATCCCCATGCTGCGCCGCGAAGTACTCGACTCCTTCCTCCGCTCCCGCGCTCAATCACACGGCGCACAACTCATCCACGCTCTCGTCACAGACGTTGATATCCCCACCTCCCCTAATGGCCCCTACATTATCCACCACTTGATCAACAACTCCCGACACAGCCTCGCCGTTGATGTTGTAATCGGAGCCGATGGAGCCAACAGCCGCGTAGCGAAATCAATCAAGGCAGGAAATTACACTTGTGCCATTGCCTTTCAAGAGAGAATCAAATTGCCCGATGACAAAATGGACTACTACAAAGACCTTGCTGAGATGTACGTGGGAGATGACGTGTCACCTGATTTCTACGCATGGGTTTTCCCCAAATGCGACCACGTGGCAGTAGGAACAGGGACAATACGGTCAAAGCAGAACATTAAGAACTATCAAAGAGGGGTTCGAGAGAGAGTGAAGAGCAAAATACAGGGAGGAAAAGTGATAAAAGTGGAGGCTCATCCAATTCCAGAACATCCACGTGGCGTGCGAGTAGCTGGACGGGTGGCGCTGGTAGGGGATGCTGCTGGCTACGTAACAAAATGTTCAGGCGAAGGGATTTATTTTGGGGCAAAATCTGGAAGAATATGTGGAGAAGGAATCGTAAAGGCCTCTGAAGgaggagagaaaatgataaatgaaGGCGATTTGAAGAGGGAGTATTTGAGAAAGTGGGATGACAAGTATATGAGTACATATAAGGTATTGGATTTGTTGCAGAGAGTGTTTTATAGGAGCAATGCAACGAGGGAAGCAATGGTGGAATTGTGTGGGGATGAGTATGTGCAAAGAATGACATTTGACAGCTATTTGTATAAGAGGTTGGCTGAGGGAAACAGAGTGGAAGATGTGAAGATGGTGCTCAAAACTATCGGGAGTTTGATTAGGTGTGAGATTCTGAGCTGGGAGATGAACAAATTGTATCAGAATTAA